In Hallerella succinigenes, the following are encoded in one genomic region:
- a CDS encoding DUF4372 domain-containing protein, whose translation MKQLSNRDGLRALIVAFDAHRSKCYHLGVARHVTRSNLAKANENRDFRIFEDFAYYMIELARKKRAKKIFGFGGHVYAFDSTTIDLCLELFEWAKFRLTKGGVTVHTLLDVETQVPSFLLITEAKVNDVNGSGLHPLRDKFLLRI comes from the coding sequence ATGAAGCAACTTTCCAATCGCGATGGGCTGCGCGCCCTGATTGTCGCTTTTGATGCGCACCGCTCAAAATGCTACCATCTCGGTGTCGCTCGTCATGTAACCAGAAGCAACCTGGCGAAGGCTAACGAGAACAGGGATTTCCGTATCTTCGAGGATTTCGCCTATTACATGATTGAACTCGCCCGCAAAAAACGGGCAAAGAAAATTTTCGGGTTCGGGGGACATGTCTATGCGTTTGACTCGACGACTATAGACCTCTGTCTGGAACTGTTTGAGTGGGCGAAGTTTCGCTTGACAAAGGGCGGCGTCACAGTCCATACGCTTCTTGATGTCGAAACTCAAGTTCCCTCGTTCCTGTTGATTACGGAGGCCAAGGTGAACGACGTAAACGGTAGTGGACTTCATCCCCTACGAGACAAGTTCCTATTACGTATTTGA